The Brassica napus cultivar Da-Ae chromosome C7, Da-Ae, whole genome shotgun sequence genomic interval aaaagaacttacttCTTTTTAGAAGATCTACTCTTGTTTTCAccctttttcttctcttttgtcCTAGTTTTATGATTGCCACTATTCTTATCATCATGTTTATAATCATAAACATTATTACTCTTACTATTACTTTCACTTTTCCCGTTTCTTAAAACGAGACCTTCTCTCCGTCTCCCTCTGTTGCTCGTTTGGTGATAACTTGGCCCGGAAGAAGCATCGGAAGCCATTGAATCGTCGCTGTCTTTGTTGCTTTCGTACTCGTTGACATATTTTCTTCCATCTTTTTCGATGCTATGCCCATCATAATAGACCTCATCAATTACCTCTTCCTCGTCTTCCTCCATTGGCGAAGAAATATACGTGGTCCAACCGGATTCGCTGCTGCTACATTCTTCTCTCTCCATGGACAACTCAAGAACCCTAGTTTTGaatgagaggagagaggagagagaagagaggagagagaagagagaaaagaggagagagagagagagagagagagagagagagagagagagagagagagagagagagagaga includes:
- the LOC106409854 gene encoding protein SOB FIVE-LIKE 3-like translates to MEREECSSSESGWTTYISSPMEEDEEEVIDEVYYDGHSIEKDGRKYVNEYESNKDSDDSMASDASSGPSYHQTSNRGRRREGLVLRNGKSESNSKSNNVYDYKHDDKNSGNHKTRTKEKKKGENKSRSSKKK